A genomic segment from Diadema setosum chromosome 11, eeDiaSeto1, whole genome shotgun sequence encodes:
- the LOC140234620 gene encoding uncharacterized protein, whose translation MADDKYVETFRLINEPDNHWKARKTFIMRNWDDYPEEMQLISLSMVWANMTFDGCKYCPELMDRVRDMAAGVGDTSSTVGLARGSSCQEKDRVGNQGLKRIKGESTEPRSKRQRLAEDTNTSSVSASQNESCLQQGSIQNQTSGRLTAKDITGSIECIDGGVPLITVYPSCSKSAAATKEEYDKLGSFCGAFKAKCKGLQTSDDQLRQLLLNLLYSSGTNYAFDYMLTEDTSGQWQAKLVVSSVLCGVCRSSTKKAAKQNLLNSFAHSLIENHTIVIQEGLPLDPKLGCSSKIWYDPCYSNQSPEGVKACKALTTEPQSETLQTESNTISATSILEQLPHDVRTNDLNRVIAPAPRIPGFFLYETMEDGSNHTPIENPICKIMNSASVSKLHADFQTEEYPRPKNSSAVLCTVYISSRRVGVGLALNVREAKHLAAHNALRALEMTHVTLRKTSATDGEAVGRSQLTDDSNQETSIAESNVGHKLLKMMGWKGEGGLGKTGEGIAVPVKATGNDSSSKAGLGFDLAQLKDPDTKQLDNGKTWQFLQAYASSTNDEDLVFSKDFSINERKVVHGMALKLGLKTKSRGKGDDRYMTVSRKWDVHRLVQALAEKGGRIGNYELVQPSLGGSFVPAV comes from the exons ATGGCAGACGACAAATATGTCGAAACATTTCGGCTCATCAATGAGCCTGATAACCACTGGAAAGCACGCAAGACTTTCATAATGAGGAACTGGGATGACTACCCTGAGGAGATGCAGTTAATTTCACTCTCCATGGTTTGGGCTAACATGACATTTGATGGCTGCAA ATATTGCCCAGAACTTATGGACCGTGTGCGGGACATGGCTGCTGGAGTGGGGGACACCTCCTCAACTGTTGGTCTGGCAAGAGGCTCAAGTTGCCAGGAAAAGGACAGAGTTGGGAACCAAGGGTTGAAGAGAATTAAAGGAGAATCTACCGAGCCTAGAAGCAAAAGACAGCGCCTGGCTGAGGATACAAATACATCCTCTGTGAGTGCTTCCCAAAATGAGTCCTGCTTGCAGCAAGGCAGCATCCAAAACCAGACATCTGGCAGGCTGACAGCAAAGGACATAACCGGAAGCATTGAGTGCATAGATGGAGGAGTACCACTCATCACAGTTTATCCTTCCTGTAGCAAGTCAGCAGCTGCGACTAAGGAGGAGTATGACAAGCTTGGCAGCTTCTGTGGTGCATTTAAGGCTAAGTGCAAAGGCCTTCAGACTAGCGATGACCAGCTCAGGCAATTGCTTCTCAATCTACTCTATTCATCAGGCACAAATTATGCATTTGACTACATGCTGACAGAGGACACAAGTGGGCAATGGCAGGCCAAACTCGTTGTCTCCAGTGTTTTATGTGGTGTGTGTCGTAGTAGCACAAAGAAGGCAGCAAAGCAAAATTTGCTGAACTCTTTCGCACATTCTTTGATAGAGAACCACACCATTGTAATTCAAGAAGGTTTGCCACTTGACCCCAAGCTAGGATGCAGCAGTAAAATTTGGTATGACCCTTGCTACTCAAATCAGTCCCCTGAGGGAGTCAAGGCATGCAAGGCTTTAACAACAGAACCTCAATCTGAAACTCTTCAAACAGAGTCCAACACCATTTCCGCTACATCGATCTTGGAACAGTTGCCCCATGATGTCCGAACAAATGATCTCAATCGTGTTATTGCTCCTGCTCCAAGAATACCAGGTTTTTTTCTCTATGAAACAATGGAAGATGGATCCAACCATACTCCCATTGAAAACCCAATTTGTAAGATCATGAACTCAGCAAGTGTTTCTAAATTACATGCTGACTTCCAGACAGAAGAGTATCCCAGGCCTAAAAATTCATCAGCAGTTCTGTGCACAGTGTACATCTCCTCCCGCCGTGTTGGAGTTGGTTTGGCACTCAATGTGCGGGAGGCCAAGCATCTTGCTGCCCACAATGCCCTACGGGCCTTAGAAATGACGCATGTTACCCTTCGAAAAACTTCAGCCACTGATGGGGAGGCTGTGGGCCGCAGTCAGTTGACGGATGACTCTAACCAGGAGACCTCGATAGCAGAGTCCAATGTTGGCCACAAGCTGCTGAAGATGATGGGCTGGAAAGGTGAAGGGGGGCTAGGCAAGACAGGGGAGGGAATCGCCGTCCCTGTGAAAGCAACAGGTAATGATTCGTCATCCAAAGCGGGACTTGGCTTTGACCTAGCACAGTTGAAGGACCCAGACACAAAGCAGCTTGATAACGGGAAAACGTGGCAGTTCCTCCAAGCCTATGCCAGCTCAACAAATGATGAGGATTTGGTTTTCAGCAAAGATTTCAgtataaatgaaagaaaagtcgTCCATGGCATGGCTCTCAAGCTGGGGTTGAAGACAAAATCTAGGGGAAAGGGTGATGACAGATACATGACAGTTAGTCGAAAGTGGGACGTACACAGATTGGTTCAAGCTTTGGCAGAGAAAGGGGGTAGAATAGGGAATTATGAACTCGTTCAACCCTCACTTGGGGGCTCATTTGTACCTGCTGTCTAA